From one Haloferax marinisediminis genomic stretch:
- the meaB gene encoding methylmalonyl Co-A mutase-associated GTPase MeaB yields the protein MGQAVESDLVERLLDGEHRALARVITKIESQSPGYRDIVSEIHAHTGHASVVGITGSPGAGKSTLVDKLAKYYRDQGETVGVIAVDPSSPYTGGAVLGDRIRMASNVGDMDVFFRSMSARGQLGGLSTATADAVKALDAFGKDRIIIETVGAGQNEVDVVKTADTVVVLVQPGSGDDVQMLKAGILEIGDVFVVNKADMEGASRTVAELQEMIHLRDDPRANLDVGHHGADAFDDAGAHGGHGHGGNDHSHEVDEEPEPEPVWTPQVVETIATTGEGIDTLVETLADHYTYLSESGELEEKARQRAAEEIRQLLRSDVNRLLERELDHRGGIDDFATAVVDKETDPYAVTETVIEPLRECLEDRDD from the coding sequence ATGGGGCAGGCGGTCGAATCCGACCTCGTCGAGCGACTCCTCGACGGTGAACACAGAGCACTCGCTCGCGTCATCACGAAAATCGAGTCGCAGTCACCGGGCTACCGTGACATCGTCTCCGAGATTCACGCACACACGGGCCACGCGTCTGTCGTCGGTATCACCGGGAGCCCCGGCGCTGGCAAGTCGACGCTCGTGGACAAACTCGCGAAGTACTACCGCGACCAGGGTGAGACGGTCGGTGTTATCGCCGTCGACCCCTCCTCGCCGTACACCGGTGGTGCCGTCCTCGGTGACCGCATCCGCATGGCGTCGAACGTCGGCGACATGGACGTGTTCTTCCGGTCGATGAGCGCCCGCGGCCAACTCGGTGGTCTCTCGACGGCGACTGCAGACGCCGTCAAAGCGCTCGACGCCTTCGGGAAGGACCGAATCATCATCGAGACGGTCGGCGCAGGCCAGAACGAAGTCGACGTCGTGAAGACCGCAGATACGGTCGTCGTCCTCGTCCAACCCGGCAGCGGCGACGACGTTCAGATGCTCAAAGCTGGTATCCTCGAAATCGGCGACGTGTTCGTCGTCAACAAAGCAGACATGGAGGGCGCCTCTCGCACCGTCGCCGAGCTACAGGAGATGATTCACCTCCGCGACGACCCACGAGCGAATCTCGACGTGGGTCACCACGGTGCTGACGCGTTCGACGACGCCGGTGCGCACGGCGGCCACGGTCACGGCGGGAATGACCACTCTCACGAAGTAGACGAAGAGCCCGAGCCAGAACCGGTCTGGACGCCACAGGTCGTCGAGACCATCGCCACGACGGGTGAGGGAATCGACACCCTCGTCGAGACGCTCGCCGACCACTACACGTATCTCTCCGAGTCGGGAGAACTCGAAGAGAAGGCCCGACAGCGCGCTGCCGAAGAGATTCGGCAACTGCTCCGGAGCGACGTGAACAGACTCCTCGAACGCGAACTGGACCACCGTGGCGGTATCGACGACTTCGCCACCGCCGTCGTCGACAAGGAGACAGACCCGTACGCGGTCACCGAAACCGTCATCGAACCGCTTCGGGAGTGTCTCGAAGACCGAGACGACTGA